The following proteins are co-located in the Flavobacterium sp. CECT 9288 genome:
- a CDS encoding formyltransferase family protein yields the protein MSRQRDIVILCNNRMAFPAIQTLHSLNKLNTIGVPVGNEEVLSFCSVFANQTGINLVLLEKGKVEDQLQQLIENGGIEYVFTMTFPWKLSEKIIKQYPNMFYNFHYGLLPEMRGCDPVFESIRQQKQETGITVHTIEKGIDTGNIVLKHVIPKATNVTHGMLCTNLSYLGAQMVPEVLALLQTNFKGVPQDETNANYYKKAAAGDVCIRWETQDAKSIKALVNACNPWNKGAYTYCSGWNMRILEVSATKNITEHSHSPGTILEINENKGLIIQCYNNTQLRIHTLYTDEGFMSGHKLLVFGIKNGQKFTSL from the coding sequence ATGAGCAGGCAGCGCGATATCGTTATTTTATGTAATAATCGCATGGCTTTTCCTGCGATACAAACCTTGCATAGCCTGAATAAATTGAACACTATCGGAGTGCCTGTTGGTAACGAGGAGGTTTTGTCTTTTTGTTCGGTTTTTGCCAATCAAACAGGGATTAATTTAGTGCTACTCGAAAAAGGAAAAGTAGAAGATCAGTTACAGCAATTAATTGAAAATGGTGGAATCGAATATGTTTTCACAATGACTTTTCCTTGGAAATTATCCGAAAAAATTATAAAACAATATCCTAATATGTTCTATAATTTTCACTACGGACTTTTACCTGAAATGCGTGGTTGTGATCCTGTTTTTGAATCGATTCGTCAACAAAAGCAAGAAACTGGAATTACTGTTCATACCATCGAAAAAGGGATTGATACCGGAAACATAGTACTAAAACATGTGATTCCAAAAGCTACTAATGTCACTCATGGTATGCTTTGCACCAACTTATCTTATCTGGGAGCGCAAATGGTGCCCGAAGTACTAGCACTGTTGCAAACCAATTTCAAAGGAGTACCTCAAGACGAGACAAACGCAAATTACTATAAAAAAGCAGCTGCAGGCGATGTATGCATTCGATGGGAAACTCAGGATGCAAAATCAATAAAGGCATTAGTAAATGCTTGTAATCCTTGGAATAAAGGAGCCTACACTTACTGTAGCGGATGGAACATGCGCATTCTTGAAGTATCAGCAACCAAAAATATTACAGAACATTCACATTCTCCGGGGACTATTTTAGAAATAAATGAAAACAAGGGATTAATTATACAATGTTACAATAATACGCAGCTTCGTATACATACTCTTTATACAGATGAAGGTTTTATGAGTGGGCACAAGTTGCTCGTTTTTGGTATAAAAAATGGACAAAAATTCACCTCTTTATAA
- a CDS encoding MBG domain-containing protein, producing MKHFYAQIKNFINIALFLGIFLQSYVGHSQTTLSAGDIIFTGYDANPAPAAGDVYSFVLLTNISAGTVINFTDRGYFGAGVWQTALSTEATVTWTSGTAIPVGTEIMIKGLTASTYDPNTTALTANGTVTLREGTPANGLSLSTVGDQIIAFQGGTGIPESSGVTFISGLHYFYCSSNGTSQASWDDLACADGPNSSVIPIGLVGGTSSFYTGTLPGNVLGTSGKFNGTGAPFANAAAIRAGVMNQANWTLSNTTPALSMPSGAAFLGAAPTITANPPNRTICIGSNTTFSISANDATSYQWQVNTGSGFTNISNAAPYSGTTTTILTITAATAGMNGYLYRCIATGTGSATSNAGTLTVSNITATSIQTNVSCFGGSNGSAMVTPSGGVSPYTYSWSPSGGTGAIATGLSAGSYTVTITDASLCSTTRNFVITQPTALVATPASQTNVSCFGGSNGSATVAQTGGTPSYTYSWSPSGGTAATATGLSQGTYTVTVTDANACTTTQSFTITQPTAIAVTPASQTNVSCFGGANGAATINTPTGGAGGYTYNWSPGTPTGDGTTSVTGLTAGTWTCTVTDANGCTIAQNFIITQPTAIVATAASQTNISCNGGSTGAASINIPTGGAGGYTYNWTPGTPTGDGTRSVTGLSAGAWTCTVTDANSCTTVVNFTITQPTVISTATAAQTNVSCNGGSNGSASVTPSGGAGGYTYSWSPSGGTAATATGLSAGTYTVTVTDANACTTSRNFIITQPTIISTATAAQTNVSCNGGSNGSASVTPSGGAGGYTYSWSPSGGTAATATGLSAGTYTVTVTDANSCTASRNFIITQPTTISTATAAQTNVSCNGGSNGSASVTPSGGAGGYTYSWAPSGGTAATATGLSAGTYTVTVTDANACTASRNFIITQPTAIVATAASQTNISCNGGSTGAASINIPTGGAGGYTYNWTPGTPTGDGTRSVTGLSAGAWTCTVTDANSCTTVVNFTITQPTVISTATAAQTNVSCNGGSNGSASVTPSGGAGGYTYSWSPSGGTAATATGLSAGTYTVTVTDANACTTSRNFIITQPTIISTATAAQTNVSCNGGSNGSASVTPSGGAGGYTYSWSPSGGTAATATGLSAGTYTVTVTDANSCTASRNFIITQPTTISTATAAQTNVSCNGGSNGSASVTPSGGAGGYTYSWAPSGGTAATATGLSAGTYTVTVTDANACTASRTFVITQPTTISTATAAQTNVSCNGGSNGSASVTPSGGAGGYTYSWSPSGGTAATATGLSAGTYTVTVTDANACTASRNFIITQPTIISTATAAQTNVSCNGGSNGSASVTPSGGAGGYTYSWSPSGGTAATATGLSAGTYTVTVTDANACTASRNFIITQPTIISTATAAQTNVSCNGGSNGSASVTPSGGAGGYTYSWSPSGGTAATATGLSAGTYTVTVTDANSCTASRNFIITQPTTISTATAAQTNVSCNGGSNGSASVTPSGGAGGYTYSWSPSGGTAATATGLTAGTYTVTVTDANACTATRSFTITQPTVLIATAAAQTNVSCNGGADASATVSVSGGTSGYSYAWSPSGGTAATATGLSAGTYTVTVTDANGCTTTQGFTITQPTAISFTTTVLSGYDYNTGYSQSIVASGGTGDKTYAVTTGSLPSGFSLSTAGQITGISTQIADSNFTVTATDANNCTATFNYVLKLNQIPVTVTASPSQTKVYGESDPVLTYTVTPSLLSGDSFTGALTRVSGENIGTYAINQGSLSAGSKYLITYVGTNLAITAKPITVTATASQTKVYGEIDPVIAYTVSPSLVSSDSFTGALTRVAGENTGTYGINQGSLSAGSNYMISYAGANFTITAKPITVTATTLQSKVYGIADPSFAYTLSPSLVGSDALTGTLSRTAGENIGNYAITQGSLSAGSNYNITYVSRDFTITAKPITVTANASQTKVYGTTNPVYSYTFSPSLVSGDSFTGTLTRTAGENIGNYAITQGNLSAGANYNITYVSRDFTITAKPITVTANASQTKVFGTTNPVYSYTVSPNLVSGDSFTGALTRTAGENVGTYTIAQGTLSAGGNYTITYNGSNFTITKADQVITWNQTLGFGCNGATSIVLTAVSNSGLAVNYASSNANIASVSNNSLFFQNYGSATVTASQTGNMNYNAAPAVILPIVSSQPNLIRKQFENIIFFDNSSNNFKSYSWYKNGVLVPGQTSQYFKENGALNGTYYAVATKLDGTLITSCPLTLSPTIVEEYMRIVPNPVRSNTNFQLMTNISASRIQNARVEIFNLTGNLLTTVNTSQSNIDMIAPIVEGIYIIKITLANGTYFTKNLLVRK from the coding sequence ATGAAACATTTTTACGCTCAAATTAAGAATTTTATAAATATCGCCTTGTTTCTGGGGATATTTTTGCAAAGTTACGTGGGGCACTCTCAAACGACTCTGTCTGCTGGAGATATTATCTTCACAGGATATGATGCCAATCCAGCTCCCGCCGCGGGAGATGTCTATTCGTTTGTGCTTCTTACCAATATTTCGGCAGGTACAGTAATTAATTTTACAGACCGTGGTTATTTTGGAGCTGGTGTTTGGCAAACAGCCCTCTCTACAGAAGCTACCGTTACCTGGACATCAGGAACAGCTATTCCGGTTGGTACAGAAATTATGATAAAAGGTCTTACGGCCTCTACTTATGATCCAAACACCACTGCATTAACAGCAAACGGAACGGTTACTTTAAGAGAGGGTACTCCTGCAAACGGATTATCTTTATCGACTGTAGGAGATCAGATTATTGCTTTTCAGGGTGGTACGGGTATTCCTGAAAGTAGCGGTGTAACTTTTATCTCAGGACTACATTATTTTTATTGTAGTTCTAACGGGACTTCTCAGGCAAGCTGGGATGATTTGGCTTGTGCCGACGGACCAAACTCTTCTGTAATACCTATTGGTCTGGTAGGAGGAACAAGCTCTTTTTACACAGGAACTTTACCAGGAAATGTTTTAGGGACATCAGGTAAATTTAATGGTACCGGAGCACCATTTGCTAACGCTGCCGCAATAAGAGCTGGTGTTATGAATCAAGCAAACTGGACACTTTCAAATACTACTCCAGCGCTTTCAATGCCTTCAGGTGCTGCTTTTCTGGGTGCAGCGCCAACCATTACAGCTAACCCACCCAACAGAACAATTTGTATTGGTAGCAATACTACCTTTTCAATTTCTGCAAACGATGCTACTAGCTATCAGTGGCAGGTAAATACAGGTAGCGGATTTACAAATATTTCAAATGCTGCACCTTATTCTGGGACTACTACAACTATATTAACTATTACAGCAGCAACTGCTGGAATGAATGGTTATTTATATCGATGTATTGCCACTGGTACAGGTTCTGCTACATCAAATGCAGGAACATTAACAGTTTCTAATATTACTGCAACTAGTATTCAAACTAATGTGAGTTGCTTTGGAGGTTCTAACGGATCTGCTATGGTTACTCCCTCCGGTGGAGTTTCTCCATATACATATAGCTGGTCTCCATCAGGAGGGACCGGAGCAATCGCTACGGGATTGTCAGCAGGAAGTTATACTGTAACCATAACAGATGCTAGTTTATGTTCGACTACTCGAAACTTTGTAATTACGCAACCAACTGCACTTGTAGCTACGCCTGCTTCACAAACTAACGTAAGTTGTTTTGGAGGTTCAAATGGTAGTGCTACAGTTGCTCAAACAGGGGGTACACCAAGTTATACTTATTCATGGTCTCCTTCTGGTGGAACTGCTGCAACAGCCACAGGTCTAAGTCAAGGAACATATACCGTAACTGTTACCGATGCTAACGCATGCACCACTACGCAAAGTTTTACGATTACGCAACCAACTGCAATTGCAGTTACACCTGCTTCACAAACCAATGTATCTTGCTTTGGAGGCGCAAATGGTGCAGCTACTATTAACACTCCTACTGGAGGAGCAGGCGGATACACATACAACTGGTCGCCAGGTACTCCAACAGGTGACGGAACTACTTCTGTTACAGGCTTAACAGCTGGAACTTGGACATGCACTGTAACCGATGCTAACGGTTGTACCATAGCGCAAAACTTTATAATAACACAACCAACTGCTATTGTAGCAACTGCAGCTTCTCAAACCAATATTTCGTGCAACGGAGGTTCTACTGGAGCTGCCTCGATTAATATTCCAACAGGTGGAGCAGGTGGATATACCTACAACTGGACTCCAGGTACCCCAACAGGTGATGGAACGAGATCAGTAACAGGATTAAGCGCAGGTGCTTGGACTTGTACTGTAACTGATGCAAACAGTTGTACTACTGTTGTTAACTTTACAATCACACAACCAACGGTTATTAGCACAGCAACTGCTGCACAAACAAATGTGTCTTGTAATGGAGGTTCTAATGGTTCAGCTTCCGTTACTCCTTCTGGTGGTGCTGGTGGATATACTTATTCTTGGTCTCCATCAGGTGGAACGGCTGCTACTGCAACTGGATTAAGTGCAGGAACATATACTGTAACAGTAACCGATGCTAACGCTTGTACAACTTCTCGTAACTTTATAATCACACAACCAACGATTATTAGTACAGCAACTGCTGCACAAACAAATGTGTCTTGTAACGGTGGATCTAATGGTTCAGCTTCAGTTACTCCTTCTGGTGGTGCTGGTGGATATACTTATTCGTGGTCTCCATCAGGTGGAACGGCTGCTACTGCAACTGGATTAAGTGCAGGAACATATACTGTAACGGTAACCGATGCTAACAGTTGTACGGCTTCTCGTAACTTTATAATCACACAACCAACAACTATCAGTACGGCAACAGCTGCGCAAACAAACGTATCTTGCAATGGAGGATCTAATGGTTCTGCTTCGGTGACTCCTTCTGGTGGTGCTGGTGGATATACGTACTCATGGGCTCCTTCGGGTGGAACAGCGGCTACTGCTACTGGATTAAGTGCAGGAACTTATACTGTAACAGTAACCGATGCTAACGCTTGTACCGCTTCTCGTAACTTTATAATCACACAACCAACTGCTATTGTAGCAACTGCAGCTTCTCAAACCAATATTTCGTGCAACGGAGGTTCTACTGGAGCTGCCTCGATTAATATTCCAACAGGTGGAGCAGGTGGATATACCTACAACTGGACTCCAGGTACCCCAACAGGTGATGGAACGAGATCAGTAACAGGATTAAGCGCAGGTGCTTGGACTTGTACTGTAACTGATGCAAACAGTTGTACTACTGTTGTTAACTTTACAATCACACAACCAACGGTTATTAGCACAGCAACTGCTGCACAAACAAATGTGTCTTGTAATGGAGGTTCTAATGGTTCTGCTTCGGTGACTCCTTCTGGTGGTGCTGGTGGATATACTTATTCTTGGTCTCCATCAGGTGGAACGGCTGCTACTGCAACTGGATTAAGTGCAGGAACATATACTGTAACAGTAACCGATGCTAACGCTTGTACAACTTCTCGTAACTTTATAATCACACAACCAACGATTATTAGTACAGCAACTGCTGCACAAACAAATGTGTCTTGTAACGGTGGATCTAATGGTTCAGCTTCAGTTACTCCTTCTGGTGGTGCTGGTGGATATACTTATTCGTGGTCTCCATCAGGTGGAACGGCTGCTACTGCAACTGGATTAAGTGCAGGAACATATACTGTAACGGTAACCGATGCTAACAGTTGTACGGCTTCTCGTAACTTTATAATCACACAACCAACAACTATCAGTACGGCAACAGCTGCGCAAACAAACGTATCTTGCAATGGAGGATCGAACGGATCTGCTTCGGTGACTCCTTCTGGTGGTGCTGGTGGATATACGTACTCATGGGCTCCTTCGGGTGGAACAGCGGCTACTGCTACTGGATTAAGTGCAGGAACTTATACTGTAACAGTAACCGATGCTAACGCATGTACCGCTTCTCGTACCTTTGTAATCACACAACCAACAACTATCAGTACGGCAACAGCTGCGCAAACAAACGTATCTTGCAATGGAGGTTCTAATGGTTCTGCTTCGGTGACTCCTTCTGGTGGTGCTGGTGGATATACTTATTCGTGGTCTCCATCAGGTGGAACGGCTGCTACTGCAACTGGATTAAGTGCAGGAACATATACTGTAACAGTAACCGATGCTAACGCTTGTACCGCTTCTCGTAACTTTATAATCACACAACCAACGATTATTAGTACAGCAACTGCTGCACAAACAAATGTGTCTTGTAACGGTGGATCTAATGGTTCAGCTTCCGTTACTCCTTCTGGTGGTGCTGGTGGATATACTTATTCTTGGTCTCCATCAGGTGGAACGGCTGCTACTGCAACTGGATTAAGTGCAGGAACATATACTGTAACAGTAACCGATGCTAACGCTTGTACAGCTTCCCGTAACTTTATAATCACACAACCAACGATTATTAGTACAGCAACTGCTGCACAAACAAATGTGTCTTGTAACGGTGGATCTAATGGTTCAGCTTCAGTTACTCCTTCTGGTGGTGCTGGTGGATATACTTATTCGTGGTCTCCATCAGGTGGAACGGCTGCTACTGCAACTGGATTAAGTGCAGGAACATATACTGTAACGGTAACCGATGCTAACAGTTGTACGGCTTCTCGTAACTTTATAATCACACAACCAACAACTATCAGTACGGCAACAGCTGCGCAAACAAACGTATCTTGCAATGGAGGTTCGAACGGATCTGCTTCGGTAACTCCTTCGGGTGGTGCTGGTGGATATACGTACTCATGGTCACCATCTGGCGGAACAGCGGCTACTGCTACTGGTCTTACAGCTGGAACTTATACTGTGACAGTAACCGATGCTAACGCATGTACAGCTACTCGAAGCTTTACAATTACACAGCCAACTGTTCTTATCGCAACCGCTGCTGCACAAACGAACGTTTCTTGCAATGGAGGTGCTGACGCATCTGCTACCGTAAGCGTATCAGGAGGAACAAGTGGTTACTCGTATGCATGGTCTCCATCAGGTGGAACGGCTGCTACTGCAACTGGATTAAGTGCAGGAACATATACCGTAACTGTTACAGATGCTAATGGTTGTACAACGACTCAAGGTTTTACCATTACACAGCCTACGGCAATTAGTTTCACAACAACTGTTTTATCTGGGTATGATTATAATACTGGATATAGTCAAAGTATTGTAGCTTCAGGAGGAACAGGGGATAAAACATATGCAGTTACAACAGGAAGTTTGCCTTCTGGTTTTTCACTATCAACAGCTGGACAGATAACAGGTATTTCAACTCAAATTGCAGATAGTAATTTTACCGTTACTGCTACTGATGCTAATAATTGTACTGCTACATTTAATTATGTACTGAAATTAAACCAAATACCAGTTACTGTAACTGCTTCACCTTCTCAAACTAAAGTATATGGAGAAAGTGATCCTGTTTTAACTTATACAGTAACACCAAGTTTACTTTCTGGAGATTCATTTACAGGAGCTTTAACAAGAGTTAGCGGTGAAAACATTGGCACTTATGCTATTAATCAAGGTTCGCTTTCAGCTGGTTCTAAATATTTAATCACCTATGTTGGTACTAACCTTGCCATCACCGCTAAACCAATTACAGTGACAGCAACTGCATCACAAACAAAAGTTTATGGGGAAATAGATCCTGTTATTGCTTATACGGTTTCACCAAGTTTAGTTAGTAGTGATTCTTTTACAGGAGCTTTAACAAGAGTTGCTGGAGAAAATACAGGAACTTATGGCATTAACCAAGGAAGTTTGAGTGCGGGATCTAATTATATGATTAGTTATGCAGGTGCTAACTTTACTATTACTGCAAAACCAATTACAGTGACGGCAACTACTTTACAAAGTAAAGTTTATGGAATAGCAGATCCTTCTTTTGCGTATACACTTTCACCAAGTCTAGTAGGTAGTGATGCCTTAACAGGAACTTTATCAAGAACTGCTGGTGAAAATATTGGAAACTATGCTATCACACAAGGTAGCTTAAGTGCCGGATCTAATTATAATATTACTTATGTAAGTAGAGATTTTACAATTACGGCAAAACCGATCACAGTAACTGCAAATGCTTCACAAACCAAAGTATATGGCACTACGAATCCAGTTTACTCTTATACTTTCTCACCAAGTCTAGTTAGTGGAGATTCTTTCACGGGAACTTTAACAAGAACAGCTGGAGAAAATATTGGAAACTATGCTATCACACAAGGTAATTTAAGTGCAGGGGCTAATTATAACATTACTTATGTAAGCAGAGATTTTACTATTACGGCAAAACCGATCACAGTAACTGCAAATGCTTCACAAACCAAAGTATTTGGTACAACGAATCCGGTTTACTCTTACACTGTTTCACCAAATTTAGTTAGTGGCGACTCTTTCACTGGAGCGTTAACAAGAACTGCTGGAGAGAATGTGGGAACTTACACCATTGCACAAGGTACCTTAAGCGCCGGTGGAAATTACACCATTACGTATAACGGTTCTAATTTCACAATTACGAAAGCAGATCAGGTAATTACATGGAATCAGACTTTAGGATTTGGTTGTAATGGAGCAACTAGTATTGTTTTGACTGCCGTTTCAAATAGTGGTTTAGCAGTAAATTATGCTTCTTCTAACGCGAATATTGCTTCTGTTTCTAATAATTCATTATTTTTCCAAAATTATGGTTCTGCAACTGTAACAGCTTCACAAACAGGAAACATGAATTACAACGCAGCTCCGGCAGTTATTTTACCAATAGTATCTAGTCAACCCAACTTGATTAGAAAACAATTTGAAAATATTATATTCTTTGACAACAGTTCGAATAATTTCAAATCGTACAGCTGGTATAAAAATGGGGTTTTAGTTCCAGGACAAACTTCACAGTATTTTAAAGAAAATGGTGCTTTGAATGGAACTTATTACGCAGTAGCAACAAAACTGGACGGAACATTAATTACAAGCTGTCCGTTGACTCTCTCTCCAACAATAGTAGAAGAGTATATGAGAATTGTACCTAACCCTGTTAGAAGCAATACGAATTTCCAATTAATGACTAATATTAGTGCAAGCAGAATACAGAATGCACGTGTTGAGATTTTTAACTTAACAGGAAACTTGCTAACTACTGTAAATACAAGTCAAAGCAATATTGACATGATAGCTCCGATTGTTGAGGGAATTTATATTATAAAAATAACCTTAGCAAATGGTACCTATTTTACTAAAAACCTTTTAGTAAGAAAATAA
- a CDS encoding phage tail protein — MEGTIGEIRLFAATFAPKNWSYCDGSLIQIRSNTALFSILGTNYGGDGQNTFALPDLKGRTALGAGQGPDLSYYALGQKSGFNSVSLNNNQLAPHTHTCISNVTIPAYSDEGNSNSPSGNVLAAKSAMYSTVAGDTSMKAAPFNVVVSATGNNHPLPINQPSIGLNYIICLYGMFPSRQ; from the coding sequence ATGGAGGGAACTATAGGAGAAATTCGTCTATTCGCAGCAACATTTGCACCTAAAAATTGGTCGTATTGTGATGGGTCACTTATTCAAATAAGAAGCAATACTGCTCTCTTTTCTATTTTAGGAACTAATTATGGTGGTGATGGGCAAAACACATTTGCTTTACCAGATCTTAAAGGGCGTACCGCTTTAGGGGCAGGACAAGGACCTGATCTGTCTTATTATGCCTTAGGTCAAAAATCAGGTTTTAATAGTGTCTCACTAAACAACAATCAGCTTGCTCCTCATACACACACTTGTATAAGTAATGTTACAATTCCTGCTTATTCAGATGAGGGAAATTCTAATTCTCCAAGTGGAAATGTTTTAGCGGCAAAATCTGCCATGTATAGTACAGTTGCGGGAGATACCTCAATGAAAGCAGCTCCATTTAATGTGGTAGTTAGTGCAACTGGAAATAACCATCCACTACCTATTAATCAACCATCAATTGGTTTGAATTATATTATTTGCCTATATGGAATGTTTCCTTCTCGCCAGTAG
- a CDS encoding phage tail protein — MEGTIGEIRIFGGNFAPLYWSFCNGSTLSISENEALYSLIGTTYGGDGVQTFKVPDLRSRIPVGTGQGPGLPQMILGEVGGSETAVMSSNQMPAHSHFGTGSISIPAYSQSDSVGSPTNAELAGLTGAYSTETADTSLKPETSTVNLAAAGQGMPFSIIQPYTAANYIICVEGIYPTRN, encoded by the coding sequence ATGGAAGGAACTATAGGAGAAATCCGCATTTTTGGTGGTAATTTCGCACCATTATATTGGTCATTTTGTAATGGCAGCACATTAAGTATTTCAGAAAATGAAGCGCTATATTCTCTAATTGGCACTACTTATGGGGGAGACGGAGTACAAACATTTAAGGTTCCTGATCTTCGCAGCCGCATTCCAGTAGGTACGGGTCAAGGGCCTGGTCTACCACAAATGATTTTGGGTGAAGTTGGGGGTTCAGAAACTGCTGTAATGTCCAGTAATCAAATGCCCGCACACTCTCATTTTGGAACAGGTAGCATTTCAATTCCAGCTTACAGTCAATCAGATAGTGTGGGTTCTCCAACCAATGCCGAATTAGCTGGTTTAACAGGAGCGTACTCCACCGAGACAGCAGATACCAGTTTAAAACCCGAAACTTCAACTGTAAATTTGGCTGCTGCTGGTCAGGGTATGCCATTTAGTATTATACAACCTTATACAGCTGCAAATTATATTATTTGCGTTGAGGGTATTTATCCAACTAGAAACTAA
- a CDS encoding phage tail protein, which produces MEGTMSEIRLFAPNFEPKYWAFCAGQILAINTNQALFSLLGTTYGGNGVQTFALPDLRGRVPMGTGVGTVDQYQLGEISGANNVTATLANLPSHTHAGTGSYSILAYSDEGDNGSPTGNSLAALAGLYSTKTPDTSLRPINASITIGINGGNQPIPVQQPYLGMNYIICLMGIFPSRN; this is translated from the coding sequence ATGGAAGGAACAATGTCAGAAATTCGCTTATTTGCTCCCAATTTCGAGCCTAAATATTGGGCGTTTTGTGCAGGACAAATACTTGCAATAAATACCAACCAAGCTCTATTTAGTCTTTTAGGAACAACCTACGGCGGTAATGGTGTACAAACATTTGCACTGCCTGATTTACGCGGTCGAGTTCCAATGGGTACAGGCGTAGGAACTGTCGATCAATATCAATTGGGTGAAATTTCAGGGGCTAATAATGTAACTGCAACTCTTGCAAACTTGCCATCGCATACACATGCAGGAACCGGTTCTTACTCCATTTTAGCTTATTCAGACGAGGGAGATAACGGATCTCCGACAGGAAATAGTTTGGCGGCTTTAGCAGGTCTTTATTCTACAAAAACACCTGATACTTCTTTAAGACCTATAAATGCATCAATTACCATCGGTATAAATGGAGGCAATCAGCCAATACCTGTTCAGCAGCCGTATTTAGGGATGAATTATATAATATGCCTGATGGGAATTTTTCCTTCAAGAAACTAA
- a CDS encoding ABC transporter substrate-binding protein, producing MKIALLLTRSVIYPSMAFDIMDGFKSSLKKLGVEGKHEIVSSNIGVAGKNEEIYICCEQLLLNNTDIIIAYINPITAEFIHPLFENSGKLLIVLDSGYHFPNFQQKLSNAHFISLEGNLCSRAIVRKAAEEGLKDFAFTCSFYDAGYRPPYTYSTSVEDNGGSITYNHITPLKRSDFSLEPLAGYLEENKDAALLTSFCGDMAEDFFRESSKFKSITSSKIYGSGFTAEEFWLSKIPYPEYDWSSSIPWSLTIISEENKDFVATMENIRQNKANIFSLLGWEAALFIEAANEKSLDAITIHSPRGKVYMNPVTGFSSAPIYYAKVAKNIETGNCHLEDIIEVDNLNEERSRLQHHILAVQNVASNSWFNAYACLES from the coding sequence ATGAAAATAGCTTTACTCTTAACGCGTTCTGTAATCTATCCTTCAATGGCTTTTGATATCATGGATGGTTTTAAATCTTCTCTAAAAAAATTAGGAGTAGAAGGAAAACACGAAATCGTATCATCAAATATAGGTGTGGCCGGCAAAAATGAAGAAATTTATATTTGCTGCGAACAATTATTACTCAATAATACAGATATAATTATTGCTTATATAAATCCTATTACAGCAGAATTTATTCATCCTCTTTTTGAAAATTCCGGAAAGTTACTGATCGTTTTAGATAGTGGTTATCATTTCCCAAACTTTCAACAAAAATTATCAAATGCTCATTTTATTTCTTTAGAAGGTAATTTGTGTTCCCGTGCGATTGTTCGTAAAGCCGCAGAAGAAGGGCTAAAGGATTTTGCTTTTACCTGTTCTTTTTATGATGCAGGTTATCGTCCTCCTTACACGTATTCAACTTCGGTTGAAGATAATGGAGGATCTATTACATACAATCATATTACGCCTTTAAAACGCTCCGATTTTAGTTTGGAACCATTGGCGGGTTATCTTGAAGAAAACAAAGATGCAGCCCTTTTGACTTCTTTTTGCGGAGATATGGCAGAAGATTTTTTTAGAGAATCATCTAAATTTAAGAGTATAACATCCAGTAAAATTTATGGAAGCGGTTTTACAGCAGAAGAATTTTGGCTAAGTAAGATACCTTATCCAGAATATGATTGGAGTTCTTCTATTCCTTGGTCACTAACAATTATTAGCGAAGAAAATAAAGATTTTGTTGCTACGATGGAGAATATCCGTCAAAACAAAGCCAATATATTTTCGCTCTTAGGATGGGAAGCTGCTTTGTTTATAGAAGCTGCAAATGAAAAATCACTAGATGCTATTACGATCCACTCACCAAGAGGAAAAGTTTATATGAATCCTGTAACCGGTTTTTCTTCAGCACCTATTTATTACGCTAAGGTTGCAAAAAATATAGAAACAGGAAATTGTCATTTAGAAGATATCATAGAGGTCGATAATCTGAATGAAGAACGCAGCCGTTTACAACACCATATTCTAGCGGTGCAAAATGTAGCGTCCAATTCTTGGTTTAATGCCTATGCTTGCCTAGAATCATGA